DNA from Oncorhynchus nerka isolate Pitt River unplaced genomic scaffold, Oner_Uvic_2.0 unplaced_scaffold_2188, whole genome shotgun sequence:
taggaaaacctgcaaaatcggcagtgtgtcaaatacttgttctccccactgtatgagaGCTGAGGTACGGTTGGGGGAAGGGCAGCCTCTCCCTCAAACACGTAGGCTTGACAGTCGTGGTGTcttcatacacatacagtacatcagggaGTAGCTTACTGCCTCATCTGAAAGCTTGGATAGTCTCGGTCAGGAACATACAACTATGGCCCTGGAAACCCACATTGTCTACTGGTCTCAGTAGCCTTTTGAATTGTCTTGTAGTCAGACTTAGTAACGCCCAGGTAACCAGTCAAGTTAAACATCTGGGGAATCAAAGATACCAATTGATCTATGAGGTAAAGGAAAAGTAACCAGACTAGAGTTGATCATCCCTGGGATGAGTAGAAAGAGACAGGTCTCAAGTCcctcagactgtctgtctgtctgtctgtttatctgtctgtctgtttgtctgtttatctatctgtttatctgtctgtctgtttatctgtctgtttatctgtctgtctgtttatctatctgtttatctatctgtttatctgtctgtttatctgtctgtctatctctctgtctagctgtctgtctagctgtctgtctgtttatctgtctgtctatctgttcgTCTCAAAGCATTGATATATAAGCACTGAGTAGTATGTGTTAGTGAGGTTTAAGAGGTGTGGACTGATTGAAGTTACAGCATTGCTATGCCAGTTATACTTATATActgttggatactagaatgtcctTTAGATAGATATGTGTCATATAGATAGATATTCTTCTGCATTcaagggttgggctcaattcgaaTTGAAGGCTGCCGATTCAGGAAGTGATTTGAATTTAAAATCAGCTACTTAAAAAACATAAATAGCTTCTCCTTTTCAATTCATTAAGAAATCATTAAAAATAGGAGGCCCCTATTTCAATCattgaattggaatttcagtttacttcctgaattgactgccaTATTGAGCCCAACCCCACTGCATTCACTCAAAGCATTCATTATACAATAAATACAGTGTAAAGGTATGAGACCATCAGGTTATGATGAAGATATGAAGGATATGAAGTCAAGAcaatgcacacaacacacactaagaTGAAGCCACTGGATTCCAATAATTGACAAAAAAACTGGAGCTGTCCGTGTGTATAATGACTATAGAGTAGTGACTGGTGAGTTGGGGATAAAAGGCCAGATCACTTATCAATAGTAACGTTTGACTATCTGTTTTCTCTTGgttatctatccatctatctatctcggTTAAATTCATCTATATTCATATACCTATATattatgtatgtatatttatacAGTCAAATAGTTATCCTTTTTAAACTGACTATTAATTGTAGTGGGAACATGTCAAACACACAGAGACCAAGCGAAAAAGGTGAGAGATCAATAGGGGTGAAAGGTCAAATAGAACACAGAAAACAGCTACATTTCACTATGGTACTACGTTACGTAACAGGGGCTACGCTCCAATACTCTACCATGGCTCCCTTCACCGGTTAGCCTGGCGGCAAGGTCTGGGTCTAGAGCAGAAACCGACCTGGCTACCAGGCTATACATCTTCCCATAGTGACTGCTGATCTGAAAGTGTTTGGATAAGCTGAATGCATTGGTTGCATGTTTCGTCACAATTTTGTTTTTAACGTTCGTTTGGACTGATGCCCGACTGAGCGTTCTATTCAATGCATCATCAATAAGCGCTGATGAAGATTTCATCGAACGTGTATTTCAGTGGCCAGGATGACATTCAAAAACAGGCAAATAATTATTAGGAAATTCTTTCgtcatcattttgatgtcaccAGATAGACTTTAAATGCAGTATAACATTAGCTAACTAGCTTAAATTGAGGGGAGGCCATCTGATtgcaactagctaacgttagctttgcTAGCTATTTTTGCCGAATTTTGCTAGGTGATGACGTTGCCATCTGTCTAAAGTAAATTTGACGACATGATCATGCTGGGAAAGTTGTTTCCTACTACATATTTGACTACTTTAGCAACGTCACCGTATTTCCACAGGCACTATATTGTCATTTAGACTAAACAGTAGTTAGACTCAGTTCAGAACGACGGGGCTTATCACCACTTTAGGTCACCGCCGATGGCGGCTTGGTATGACGTGACGGAGGTGCAACCTATGAATAGAATTCTACAAAGCTTTATCCAGTCCTTCTCAGATCAGTGGTCACCAAAGAGAGATGATGAATGGAGGACATTTAAAGGGATAGTCCACACCAAGATAAGTGTTTGTCTGAAGTTTTCACACTTCAAAAGTGGTCTGAAGTCATGCTGGGTCCATATTCCACACCATCTGGTGAGCTAAATTAAATCTTCCTTAAATCCCCCTaattagatggcattagatggtACAGTTCTTTAGGGATTGAGTTTTGCACATTTCTACCAGTGCATATAGTGGGATCTACACAACAGATGGTGCGGAGTAGGAACTAAATCACTTAGaccagagatcatcaactagattcagccaccaGTGGAACATAatcacaaatcatttgtagactgcaaattgaccgcaagaagcccaaacagataacATTTGGCTAAaatataatcatttcaaaccttgcttagaTTTGTAAACAATcacatctctctctatgtgtgggaataccttggaacagatttccaacaTTTACTGATGGTagtattttatgtccaacaagTAACCCAAACCCTTATAAAATCAtgggccgccagttggggaaccctgacaTACGACTTTGGACCACTTTAGAGATATAAACATGTGATTTGAACTTAGATTCAGGGGTGAACTATTTCTCGGAGAGCATTGGGACTTCATCACAGCCTCTTTATGGTTGCCTAAATACATTATAGCTTTATGATTTAATTTTCCCTCCCCCAGATATATTCAAACAATCAAAACTCTGATCAGGTGTCTGAAATCACAGGATCAGTGAGGCGTAGCCAATGGGTACGAGCCCCTCTCGGTCTCCCTGACGACAGCGAATCCAGTCCTGATCGACACACCCTAAAACCACTAACTCCTCCCCTTTCTGGAAGCttagctccgcccctgtgccagAGTGGTCGCATAGTGTTCTGACTGAcctgagaaagagagaagaataaGTGATTCTGCTGTAAAAGAAGAAGAAAAGTATCATAAGAATGACGTAAAACCGTCATGACAACTGAACTGATGTCTGAACTAAACAAACTAAACATGTCATCTAGATATATTTCCAAATATTTCCAATACCTGAGGGGTCTTGGGTTGTCccatgtctcctccatctctctctcgaacACCTCTTCTACCTGCTGGGGCTCCAGCTCCCTCCTCTGGTTAGCGCTGGAACTGCTGCTCACCATCCGGGTCAGAACAGACACCCCTGGAGACAACCACTGAGACGGAcgtctggggagggagagagatacatcaGTGATAAGAGTAAGATACTTCAACTGTCTAGTATCAGAACACTATCACACACCAGCGCACCTGGTTGGAAGTGTGGGTATCGTGGGGTTATTGGAGGCTCCAAACAGCCGTCCCAAACCCCAGGGGACCTCCAATGCTCCATCGACCTGAGGAGGGTCACTCCTGGCCTGGGTACTGGTCTGGGGCTCTGGGGGGTCTCTGGATGTCCCCTCCTGGTTCTGTACTGCAGACAGGCTGAGTTCAGCCAGGTTCTGGCCCAGCTTGCCCCCCCAGCGTACCACAGCCCCCCATCCCTGCTGTATCACCTAGGGAGAGAATAACAGCTCAGAAAAGTGCTGTGTGGTACAGACACTCACCCATGCATTCAAACAAAGACACGCACACACGTTGAATTGTGCTCACCTGTCCTGCCTGATGGGAGAGACTGGCCTCCTCAACATTAGGAGGTGCTAGCTCCCTAATTTCTTTCTCCTGAACCCACATCAGCTGAGGACTTGTCTCCGCAAGAGCCCCAGAGACCTTTGCAGGCCCCACACTGAGACTCGCTGGCTTCAGTGACTCCACCAACCCTCCCACCCCTGAGTTGGCCAGGGACGACGAGCTCGCATTATGATTGGTCGCCTCGGGTTCTGCTCTCCCAAAGTCCAGCTCTGATAGGCTCTCAAGATAGCTGCTGCCCCTGCCTTGGGAAGCGGACCCCCGGGGCGAGAGCCTGAACCCCAGGTCCTGATTGGGTGGGCTGGGGatctctgggctgtgattggcTGGATCCAGGTGGTGGTGCTGGAAGAGCAGGTCGAGGTTAAGGGTCAGGAGACTGAGGGgctgcagcaggaggaggagctcCTCAAACAGAGGCTGGCAGGAAGTCAATGACAAACGCATGAAGGAGGAGGGCTGGTAGAACGTCACCAACacatctgacagagagagagggaggcgaaggagagagaaagagacggagggggagaggggggcgaaaggagagagagagagagaaagagacggagggggggagagggggggggcgaaggagagagagagagaagagaaagagacggggggagagggggcggagagagagagagagagaaagagacagagggggagagaggggaggcgaaggagagagaaagagagaaagagacagaggggggagagaggggggcgaaggagagagagagagaaagagacagaggggagagagggggaggcggaggagagagagagagagaaagagagagggggagagagggggaggcgaaggagagagagagaaagagacag
Protein-coding regions in this window:
- the LOC115123125 gene encoding AP-4 complex accessory subunit RUSC1-like, with protein sequence MGDDVKNPLRGLGLSSLCLLEKRALVSAVSVAVEAILAQFSSSRTLVQKSASINKALSGDSSVNPSLGRLVLQCLCPALRSLLSDGLKPHQSDLISGRRPNSAWGLVQASTRPGPSTQSLYSLQARIGELPQLRQNKHRFNAFLLGLLNIKLMDFWLSHLQSCSDVLVTFYQPSSFMRLSLTSCQPLFEELLLLLQPLSLLTLNLDLLFQHHHLDPANHSPEIPSPPNQDLGFRLSPRGSASQGRGSSYLESLSELDFGRAEPEATNHNASSSSLANSGVGGLVESLKPASLSVGPAKVSGALAETSPQLMWVQEKEIRELAPPNVEEASLSHQAGQVIQQGWGAVVRWGGKLGQNLAELSLSAVQNQEGTSRDPPEPQTSTQARSDPPQVDGALEVPWGLGRLFGASNNPTIPTLPTRRPSQWLSPGVSVLTRMVSSSSSANQRRELEPQQVEEVFEREMEETWDNPRPLRSVRTLCDHSGTGAELSFQKGEELVVLGCVDQDWIRCRQGDREGLVPIGYASLIL